A genomic window from Streptococcus sanguinis includes:
- a CDS encoding cysteine desulfurase, with the protein MSGFNAEVIKQDFPILDQIVNDEPLVYLDNAATTQKPKQVLDAIEEYYLRDNANVHRGVHTLAERATAAYEAARERVRSFINAASSREILFTRGTTTGLNWVAQFAAERLQPGDEVMISIMEHHSNVIPWQEACRKTGAKLVYVYLKDGALDMEDFRAKLNERTKFVSLAHASNVLGVINPIKEIAQLAHQQGAFLVVDGAQSIPHMKIDVQDLDVDFFAFSGHKMAGPTGIGVLYGKEELLVQMSPVEFGGEMIDFVYEQEATWKELPWKFEAGTPNMAGAIGLAAAIDYLEDLGMDAIAQHEQDLIVYVFPKLQAVEGLTIYGSQDLAQRSGVIAFNLVGLHPHDVATALDYEGVAVRAGHHCAQPLLTYLQVPATVRASFYIYNTYADCDKLVDALEKTKEFFNGTF; encoded by the coding sequence ATGTCTGGATTTAATGCAGAAGTAATCAAGCAAGATTTTCCCATTTTGGACCAAATTGTCAATGATGAGCCTTTGGTTTATTTGGACAATGCGGCGACAACCCAGAAACCCAAGCAGGTGCTAGATGCCATTGAGGAATACTATCTTAGAGACAATGCCAATGTCCACCGCGGTGTGCATACGCTAGCCGAGCGGGCGACAGCAGCCTATGAAGCAGCCAGAGAAAGAGTTCGCTCTTTTATCAATGCGGCTTCTAGCAGAGAAATTCTCTTTACACGAGGAACTACGACGGGGCTTAACTGGGTAGCTCAGTTTGCGGCTGAACGGCTGCAGCCTGGTGACGAAGTGATGATTTCTATCATGGAGCACCATTCCAATGTCATTCCCTGGCAGGAAGCATGTAGGAAGACTGGAGCCAAGTTGGTCTATGTCTATCTCAAGGATGGTGCTCTGGATATGGAAGATTTCCGTGCCAAGCTCAATGAGCGGACCAAGTTTGTCTCTCTGGCTCATGCTTCTAATGTCCTCGGTGTCATCAATCCCATCAAGGAGATTGCCCAGCTGGCTCATCAGCAAGGAGCGTTTTTGGTGGTGGATGGGGCTCAATCCATTCCGCACATGAAGATTGATGTGCAGGATTTGGATGTAGACTTCTTCGCCTTTTCAGGGCATAAGATGGCCGGACCTACCGGCATAGGGGTTCTCTATGGCAAGGAAGAATTGCTAGTGCAGATGTCGCCAGTCGAGTTCGGCGGCGAAATGATTGATTTTGTCTATGAGCAGGAAGCGACCTGGAAGGAGCTTCCTTGGAAGTTTGAGGCCGGAACGCCAAATATGGCAGGAGCAATCGGTCTTGCGGCAGCCATTGATTATTTGGAAGACTTGGGTATGGATGCCATTGCTCAGCATGAGCAGGACCTGATTGTCTATGTATTTCCTAAGCTGCAGGCAGTAGAAGGGTTGACCATTTATGGCTCTCAGGATTTAGCCCAGCGCTCGGGCGTGATTGCCTTTAACCTGGTCGGTCTCCATCCGCATGATGTCGCGACGGCTCTAGACTACGAAGGAGTGGCTGTTCGGGCGGGTCACCATTGTGCTCAGCCCCTGCTCACCTATCTGCAGGTGCCAGCGACTGTGCGGGCCAGCTTTTATATCTACAATACCTATGCGGATTGCGACAAGCTGGTAGATGCTTTAGAAAAGACAAAGGAGTTTTTCAATGGCACTTTCTAA
- a CDS encoding SUF system NifU family Fe-S cluster assembly protein, producing the protein MALSKLDSLYKAVVTDHSAHPHHHGKLEDVEQVVLNNPTCGDVISLSVKFNAENQIEDIAFVNSGCTISTASASMMTDAVLGKTKEQALELAEVFSQMVQGQEDSRQKELGDGAFLAGVAKFPQRIKCATLGWNALKRAIEEDKK; encoded by the coding sequence ATGGCACTTTCTAAGTTAGACAGTCTTTACAAGGCGGTTGTGACCGATCACTCGGCTCACCCCCATCATCATGGGAAACTGGAAGATGTGGAGCAGGTAGTTCTCAATAACCCGACCTGTGGCGATGTTATCAGCCTGTCTGTGAAGTTTAATGCTGAAAATCAGATAGAGGATATTGCCTTTGTAAATTCTGGCTGTACCATTTCAACAGCTTCAGCCAGCATGATGACAGATGCGGTCCTGGGCAAGACAAAAGAGCAGGCACTGGAATTAGCAGAGGTCTTCTCTCAGATGGTTCAGGGCCAAGAAGACAGTCGCCAGAAAGAATTGGGAGATGGAGCCTTTTTGGCAGGCGTTGCTAAATTCCCGCAGCGGATTAAGTGTGCGACCTTGGGTTGGAATGCCCTCAAGCGAGCGATTGAAGAAGATAAAAAGTAA
- a CDS encoding peptide ABC transporter substrate-binding protein: protein MLMKKSKWLAVTGLTAISALILAACGNSSASNTYSYVYSSDPDTLDYVNSNRATTSDVIANLVDGLLENDEYGNLVPSIAEDWTVSKDGLTYTYKLRKDAKWYTSDGEEYAEVKAQDFVAGLKHAADENSEALPIVQNSIKGLDAYVKGESKDFSTVGVKAVDDHTVEYTLNQPESYWNSKTTMGILFPINEDFLKSQGKDFGTVKPSSILYNGPYVLKAFTSKSVIEYAKNQNYWDKDNVKIDNVKLTYFDGSDQESLIRNFSDGAYSQARLYPTSSNYASIEKQYKDYIIYTPQNSTSYFFSFNLNRKAYNHSSKTTDAQKTSTTAAIQNKDFRQAINFAFNRTSFGAQMNGEEGATKLIRSLLVPPSFVQVDGKDFSDVVESQLASYGDEWNGVKLTDAQDSIYNADKAKVEFAKAKETLQAEGVEFPIHIDVPVDQTDKVLVQRTNSFKQSVEAALGQENVVIDVQQMSTDDFDNSAYFAETAAQKDYDLNMSGWSADYQDPSTYLNIFNPETGDATDNIGIEKGKNADVANKVGLNEYKELLDEADKEKQDTDARYTKYAAAQAWLTDSSIVIPSVSAGGSPVVQKVVPFTKSYSYVGIKGDVYVFKNMELQNDIVTAKDYEAALKKWEKEKEASNKKAQEELEKHIK, encoded by the coding sequence ATGCTCATGAAAAAATCTAAATGGTTGGCCGTTACTGGTCTGACGGCTATTTCGGCGCTAATCTTAGCTGCTTGTGGAAATTCCAGTGCAAGCAATACCTACTCTTATGTCTATTCGAGTGATCCTGATACTTTGGACTATGTCAATTCAAATCGAGCTACCACTTCCGATGTTATTGCAAACTTGGTGGACGGCCTTTTAGAAAATGATGAATACGGCAATCTGGTTCCATCTATTGCAGAAGACTGGACTGTTTCAAAGGATGGTCTGACTTATACTTACAAGCTCCGTAAAGATGCTAAGTGGTACACATCAGATGGTGAAGAATATGCAGAGGTTAAAGCACAAGACTTTGTAGCAGGTTTGAAGCACGCGGCAGATGAAAATTCTGAAGCTCTTCCTATCGTCCAAAATTCCATTAAAGGCTTGGATGCCTATGTCAAAGGAGAGTCTAAAGACTTCTCAACAGTTGGAGTAAAAGCAGTTGATGACCACACGGTCGAATACACGCTCAACCAGCCAGAAAGCTACTGGAACTCTAAGACAACCATGGGGATTCTGTTTCCAATCAATGAGGATTTCTTGAAGTCACAAGGCAAAGATTTTGGTACCGTAAAACCTTCTTCCATTCTTTATAATGGACCTTATGTTCTGAAAGCATTCACTTCTAAGTCTGTCATTGAATATGCTAAAAACCAAAACTACTGGGATAAGGACAATGTCAAGATTGACAATGTGAAACTGACTTATTTTGATGGTTCAGATCAGGAATCCTTGATCCGCAACTTCTCAGACGGCGCCTATTCTCAAGCACGGCTTTATCCTACGAGCTCTAACTATGCTTCTATAGAAAAGCAATACAAAGATTATATTATCTACACACCACAGAACTCAACCAGCTATTTCTTTAGCTTCAATCTGAATCGTAAGGCTTATAATCATTCGTCTAAGACCACAGATGCTCAGAAGACATCGACTACAGCCGCTATCCAGAACAAAGACTTCCGTCAGGCGATTAACTTTGCCTTTAACAGGACATCTTTTGGAGCTCAGATGAATGGTGAAGAAGGGGCGACGAAGCTCATCCGTAGCTTGCTTGTTCCTCCTAGCTTTGTGCAGGTGGACGGTAAGGACTTCTCTGATGTAGTAGAGAGTCAACTCGCATCTTATGGAGATGAGTGGAATGGGGTTAAGCTGACAGATGCCCAAGACAGCATCTACAATGCTGACAAGGCTAAGGTAGAGTTTGCTAAGGCTAAAGAGACCTTACAAGCAGAAGGTGTAGAATTCCCAATCCATATTGATGTTCCTGTGGATCAGACTGACAAAGTCTTAGTACAGCGGACCAACTCTTTCAAACAGTCTGTCGAAGCAGCGCTTGGTCAAGAAAATGTTGTCATCGATGTTCAGCAAATGTCAACAGATGACTTTGATAACTCTGCCTACTTTGCAGAAACAGCAGCTCAGAAAGACTACGACCTCAACATGTCTGGCTGGTCAGCAGACTACCAAGATCCATCAACTTATCTGAATATTTTCAATCCAGAAACAGGTGATGCTACAGATAATATTGGTATAGAAAAAGGCAAAAATGCGGATGTTGCAAATAAAGTCGGCTTGAACGAATACAAAGAGTTATTGGATGAGGCAGATAAGGAAAAACAAGATACCGACGCTCGTTATACCAAATACGCAGCAGCTCAAGCTTGGTTGACAGATAGCTCCATTGTTATTCCTAGTGTTTCTGCAGGTGGTTCACCAGTTGTTCAGAAGGTCGTGCCATTTACCAAGTCTTACTCTTATGTCGGAATCAAAGGAGATGTCTATGTCTTTAAGAACATGGAACTCCAAAATGATATTGTGACAGCCAAAGACTATGAAGCAGCTCTTAAGAAATGGGAAAAAGAAAAGGAAGCATCCAATAAAAAAGCCCAAGAAGAGCTAGAAAAACACATCAAATAA
- a CDS encoding peptide ABC transporter substrate-binding protein: MKTSKLAAAAGLVILSAGILAACSFGGSSSSGKNYSYVYTADPDTLDYTVSNKRATNEIMANVVDGLLESDKYGNLVPSLAEDWTVSKDGLTYTYKLREGVKWYTSDGEEYADVTAKDFVTSLKHAADSKSDGLYIVQKSIKGLDDYVNGKITDFSQVGVKAVDDSTVQYTLNQPESFWNSKTTMGILFPINEEFLKSKGDKFAQGTDPTSVLYNGPFILKSITSKSQISLEKNPNYWDKDKVKIDTVKFSYYDGQDTESLVRGFSDGNYTIARLFPNSSNFASVKKQYGDNIVYTPQGSGTFVVTTNIDRQSYEHTSKTTDAQKSSTKRALLNKDFRQALLFAFDRTAYSAQTNGEEAADKQLRNTFVPPTFVQANGKEFGSIVEENLASYGDEWKGIKLDDAQDGLYNPEKAKAEFAKAKEALQAEGVEFPIHLDIPVSSADTNGVKSVQSLKQSIESNLGSDNVVIDIQQMTDDELNNITYFATSASQEDWDLNNNLGWSPDYDDPSSYLDITGSKAGENVDSYFGFDPGTDNAAAKEAGFEEYDKLLEDAASENEDINKRYEKYAAAQAWLTDSALLMPAWSSGTTPSVRKVVPFSGPFAWTGNKGEYSFKYVEIQDKPITTKEYEKAREKWAKEKEESNKKAQEELAEHIK, translated from the coding sequence ATGAAAACATCTAAGTTAGCTGCAGCTGCTGGGCTTGTCATTCTCTCTGCAGGAATTTTGGCTGCATGTTCGTTTGGGGGCTCCAGTTCATCTGGGAAAAACTATAGCTATGTTTATACCGCAGATCCAGATACGTTGGATTACACTGTGTCCAATAAACGGGCAACCAATGAGATTATGGCTAATGTAGTGGATGGTTTGCTAGAAAGCGATAAGTATGGTAACTTAGTGCCTTCTCTAGCGGAAGATTGGACCGTTTCAAAAGATGGTCTAACCTATACTTATAAGCTTCGTGAGGGAGTGAAATGGTATACTTCTGATGGTGAAGAGTATGCAGATGTGACTGCTAAGGACTTTGTGACCAGTCTGAAGCATGCCGCAGACAGCAAGTCTGATGGTCTCTATATCGTTCAAAAATCCATTAAAGGCTTGGACGATTATGTCAATGGTAAAATAACTGATTTCTCTCAAGTGGGTGTCAAGGCGGTGGATGATTCTACTGTTCAATACACTCTCAATCAGCCAGAAAGTTTCTGGAATTCTAAGACAACAATGGGGATTCTTTTCCCCATTAACGAAGAATTTCTGAAATCAAAAGGTGACAAGTTTGCTCAGGGGACAGATCCAACCAGTGTCCTCTATAACGGTCCGTTTATCCTGAAATCTATCACTTCAAAATCTCAAATTAGCTTAGAGAAAAATCCAAACTATTGGGATAAGGACAAGGTAAAAATTGATACTGTCAAATTCTCTTACTACGATGGTCAAGATACAGAATCTCTGGTGCGTGGCTTTTCTGATGGCAACTACACCATTGCTCGTCTTTTCCCAAATAGCTCCAACTTTGCCAGTGTGAAGAAACAGTATGGCGATAATATCGTCTACACTCCTCAAGGTTCAGGAACCTTCGTTGTCACAACTAATATCGACCGTCAGTCTTACGAGCATACTTCTAAGACAACGGATGCACAGAAATCTTCTACCAAGAGGGCACTCCTCAATAAAGATTTCCGTCAGGCTCTGCTTTTTGCCTTTGACCGTACTGCCTATTCTGCACAAACCAATGGCGAAGAAGCAGCAGACAAGCAGCTTCGTAATACCTTTGTTCCGCCAACCTTTGTACAAGCCAATGGTAAAGAGTTCGGCAGTATTGTAGAAGAAAATCTAGCTAGCTACGGAGATGAGTGGAAGGGAATTAAATTAGACGACGCTCAGGATGGCCTTTATAATCCAGAAAAAGCCAAGGCAGAATTTGCTAAAGCTAAGGAAGCGCTGCAGGCAGAAGGAGTAGAATTCCCTATTCATCTGGATATTCCGGTCAGCTCAGCAGATACCAATGGTGTTAAGAGTGTTCAGTCACTGAAGCAGTCTATTGAATCCAATCTTGGCTCTGACAATGTGGTAATTGACATTCAGCAGATGACAGATGATGAGCTGAATAACATCACCTACTTTGCAACCTCAGCTTCTCAAGAAGACTGGGATTTGAATAATAATCTTGGCTGGAGTCCCGACTATGATGATCCATCTTCCTATCTGGACATCACTGGTTCTAAGGCAGGTGAAAATGTTGATAGTTACTTTGGTTTTGACCCTGGAACAGATAATGCAGCAGCTAAAGAGGCTGGCTTTGAAGAATATGACAAGCTCTTGGAAGACGCTGCTTCAGAAAACGAGGATATTAACAAACGTTACGAAAAGTATGCTGCAGCTCAGGCTTGGCTGACAGACAGTGCCCTGTTGATGCCGGCATGGTCATCTGGTACAACACCAAGTGTCCGTAAGGTTGTTCCGTTCTCAGGACCATTTGCTTGGACTGGAAACAAGGGTGAATACAGCTTTAAATATGTTGAAATCCAAGATAAACCAATAACGACTAAAGAATATGAAAAGGCTCGTGAAAAATGGGCAAAAGAAAAGGAAGAATCCAACAAAAAAGCTCAAGAAGAACTCGCAGAACATATCAAATAA
- a CDS encoding peptide ABC transporter substrate-binding protein: MKKSKVLALAGVSLLSVGLLVACSSSSKGNNTSTSYNYVYTADPETLDYVTSGKASTADFVTNGVDGLLENDQYGNFVPSIAESWTVSKDGLTYTYKIRKDAKWYTSEGEEYGDVTAQDFVTGLKHAADKKSEALYLVQQSVKGLDDYVNGKTTDFSTVGVKAVDDHTLQYTLNQPEPYWNSKTTSQVLWPINAEFLKKQGDKFGQSTDPTSILYNGPFLMKSITAKSAVEYQKNENYWDKENVHIDTIKLSYFDGQDQDALARNFKDGALTLARLYPTSSNFAGIEKDFKDYIFFTSPSAGVAVMGVNIDRQSYNHTSKTTDAQKSSTKKAILNKDFRQALNFAIDRTSYSAQINGEEGAPYAVRNTYVPPTFVQVGEKSFGDVVEEKVAALGEEWKGVQLEDGQDGLFNAEKAKAEFAKAKAALQAEGVEFPIHLDLPVAQTSKPMVNRAQSLKQSVEKTLGAENVVVDIQQMSEDDLYNITYYAPNAAGEDWDISTAVGWNPDYQDPSTYLDILKTTSTETTKTYLGFEGTDNAAAKQVGLDEFDRLVNEAGKETSDIVTRYEKYAAAQAWLTDNSLVVPLMANPGAAPFISRIEPFSGAYAQTGNKTGSTYFKRIKVQNEVVTKKDYEAARKKWLKEKEESNAKAQKDLESHVE, encoded by the coding sequence ATGAAAAAAAGCAAAGTATTGGCTTTAGCTGGAGTTAGTCTTCTTTCAGTAGGTCTTTTGGTTGCTTGTTCTAGTTCATCAAAAGGGAACAACACTTCAACATCTTACAACTATGTCTATACTGCTGACCCAGAAACATTGGATTATGTGACATCTGGTAAAGCTTCGACAGCTGATTTTGTGACAAATGGCGTGGATGGTTTGTTGGAAAATGACCAATATGGTAATTTTGTACCATCAATAGCAGAGTCTTGGACTGTCTCTAAAGACGGCTTGACTTACACCTACAAAATCCGTAAAGATGCCAAATGGTATACTTCAGAAGGTGAAGAATATGGCGATGTGACAGCTCAGGACTTTGTGACTGGTCTTAAGCATGCTGCTGATAAAAAATCTGAAGCCCTTTACCTTGTGCAACAATCTGTAAAAGGTTTGGATGACTATGTAAATGGTAAAACAACTGATTTCTCTACTGTTGGAGTTAAAGCAGTTGACGATCATACCCTCCAATATACTCTTAACCAACCTGAGCCATATTGGAATTCAAAAACAACTTCACAAGTCCTGTGGCCAATCAATGCAGAATTCCTTAAGAAACAAGGGGATAAATTCGGTCAATCTACTGATCCAACTTCTATCCTTTACAATGGACCATTCTTGATGAAATCTATCACAGCTAAATCTGCTGTAGAGTACCAAAAGAATGAAAACTACTGGGACAAGGAAAATGTCCACATCGATACAATCAAGTTGTCTTACTTTGATGGGCAAGACCAAGATGCTCTTGCTCGTAACTTCAAAGATGGTGCTTTAACATTAGCACGTCTCTACCCTACAAGCTCAAACTTTGCTGGTATCGAAAAAGATTTCAAGGATTACATTTTCTTCACATCACCAAGTGCCGGTGTAGCCGTTATGGGTGTCAATATCGACCGCCAAAGCTACAACCATACAAGCAAAACAACAGATGCTCAAAAGTCTTCTACTAAGAAAGCGATTCTTAACAAAGACTTCCGTCAAGCCTTGAACTTTGCCATCGACCGTACATCATACTCAGCACAAATCAATGGTGAAGAGGGTGCTCCTTATGCTGTACGTAATACTTATGTACCACCTACATTTGTTCAAGTCGGTGAAAAATCTTTTGGTGACGTTGTAGAAGAAAAAGTTGCAGCCTTGGGTGAAGAGTGGAAAGGTGTTCAACTTGAGGACGGTCAAGATGGTCTCTTTAATGCTGAGAAGGCAAAAGCAGAGTTTGCAAAAGCAAAAGCAGCCCTACAGGCTGAGGGAGTAGAATTCCCAATCCATCTGGATCTGCCAGTTGCTCAGACTTCTAAGCCAATGGTTAACCGTGCGCAATCACTTAAGCAATCTGTTGAAAAGACTTTGGGAGCTGAGAATGTTGTTGTAGATATCCAACAAATGTCAGAAGATGATCTTTATAACATTACTTACTATGCGCCAAATGCTGCTGGCGAAGACTGGGATATCTCAACAGCTGTTGGTTGGAACCCTGACTATCAAGATCCATCAACTTATTTGGATATTTTGAAAACTACATCAACTGAAACTACAAAGACTTACCTTGGTTTTGAGGGAACAGACAATGCTGCCGCTAAGCAAGTTGGTTTAGATGAATTTGACCGCTTGGTAAATGAAGCTGGTAAAGAAACTTCAGATATTGTCACTCGCTACGAAAAATATGCAGCAGCTCAGGCTTGGTTGACAGACAACTCTCTTGTTGTTCCATTGATGGCAAATCCTGGTGCAGCACCATTTATCTCACGTATCGAGCCATTCTCAGGTGCTTATGCCCAAACTGGTAATAAGACAGGTTCTACTTACTTCAAACGTATTAAAGTTCAAAATGAAGTAGTAACGAAGAAAGACTACGAAGCAGCTCGTAAGAAATGGCTGAAAGAAAAAGAAGAGTCAAATGCGAAAGCACAAAAAGATCTCGAAAGTCATGTAGAATAA
- a CDS encoding ABC transporter permease, translating to MKKYIFMRILRSLVSIFLVTTLTYTIIYTMVPRRLIFKQDPNYNKIATNKDKKANYENTIFERMGYIDYYDTKELQEKASKEDSSVTTEATEANKKIYQKYIDKLGNGWKLQKFPLSGEFYAVREVPVYERVFEFYANLIQIDHPNVIQDEENPNLERYIRFENDPSIGWSLVGSGTKHKYLLYFNGQFPFVHQNFITFNLGYSYPTYANIPVLQVITQGQGQTKSSEVQFPTGKKTSSVNIYSRTYKTPSKADSQDIAKFGQGDAYTETQSNYQNPSMITSSAIIGLIGVALSYLIAIPLGSYMARLKNTWFDSISTAGLTFMMSLPTIALVYIVRLAGSAVGLPDSFPILGAGDWRSYVLPAVILGLLSAPWTAVWIRRYMIDLQSQDFVRFARAKGLSEKEISNKHIFKNAMVPLVSSIPASIVGVIAGATLTETVFAFPGMGKMLIDSVKASNNSMVVGLVFIFTCLSIFALLLGDILMTVLDPRIKLTSKGGK from the coding sequence ATGAAAAAATATATTTTTATGCGTATTTTACGCTCACTTGTGTCGATTTTCTTGGTAACGACCTTGACCTATACCATTATCTATACTATGGTGCCAAGAAGGTTGATTTTCAAGCAGGATCCTAACTATAATAAAATAGCGACCAATAAAGATAAAAAAGCTAACTATGAAAACACCATCTTTGAGCGGATGGGTTACATTGACTATTATGATACTAAGGAACTGCAGGAGAAGGCCAGCAAGGAAGATTCCTCTGTTACAACAGAAGCTACAGAAGCAAACAAGAAGATTTATCAGAAGTATATTGATAAACTTGGCAATGGCTGGAAATTGCAGAAATTCCCACTGAGCGGAGAATTCTATGCTGTACGTGAAGTGCCTGTTTATGAGCGTGTCTTTGAGTTCTATGCTAATTTGATTCAAATTGACCATCCAAATGTTATTCAAGATGAGGAAAATCCAAACCTAGAGCGTTATATCCGGTTTGAAAATGATCCTTCTATTGGCTGGTCTCTTGTGGGTTCTGGTACCAAGCATAAGTATCTGCTTTACTTTAATGGTCAGTTCCCATTTGTTCACCAGAACTTTATTACCTTTAATTTAGGTTATTCTTATCCGACCTATGCTAATATCCCTGTTCTGCAGGTTATTACGCAAGGACAAGGACAAACTAAGTCTTCTGAAGTTCAATTTCCAACAGGCAAAAAGACATCGTCTGTTAACATTTACTCTCGTACCTATAAGACGCCAAGCAAAGCCGATTCACAGGACATTGCTAAGTTTGGTCAGGGAGATGCCTATACAGAGACTCAAAGCAACTATCAAAATCCGTCCATGATTACCAGCTCAGCCATTATTGGTTTGATTGGTGTGGCCCTGTCTTATCTGATTGCTATTCCTCTTGGGTCCTACATGGCTCGACTTAAGAATACATGGTTTGACAGTATTTCTACAGCTGGCTTGACCTTTATGATGTCACTGCCAACCATCGCCTTGGTCTACATTGTCCGTTTGGCGGGGTCTGCCGTTGGTCTTCCAGATTCCTTCCCAATCTTGGGTGCAGGAGATTGGCGTTCTTATGTCCTTCCGGCTGTTATTCTAGGGCTTTTGAGTGCTCCTTGGACGGCGGTTTGGATACGCCGGTATATGATTGACCTTCAGTCTCAAGACTTTGTTCGTTTTGCGCGTGCCAAAGGTCTTTCTGAAAAAGAAATTTCTAACAAACATATTTTCAAAAATGCTATGGTACCATTGGTATCTAGTATTCCAGCTTCTATCGTTGGTGTCATTGCAGGTGCTACCCTGACAGAAACAGTCTTTGCCTTTCCGGGTATGGGGAAAATGTTGATTGACTCCGTTAAAGCATCTAATAACTCCATGGTAGTCGGTCTCGTATTTATTTTTACATGTCTTTCAATCTTCGCCCTCTTATTAGGTGATATCTTGATGACAGTACTTGACCCACGTATTAAATTAACATCTAAAGGAGGTAAATAA